Proteins encoded together in one Salarias fasciatus chromosome 17, fSalaFa1.1, whole genome shotgun sequence window:
- the LOC115404495 gene encoding LOW QUALITY PROTEIN: USP6 N-terminal-like protein (The sequence of the model RefSeq protein was modified relative to this genomic sequence to represent the inferred CDS: deleted 1 base in 1 codon) codes for MQVLQIVKELVSPSRRRAAGRFGASDTEQDAAGRLDQERADIVAKYDKGKDATVETWEDTNFHLYKAVDRFGFVHENELPSYDLVEERLKHTEVERTSKWLKMMKSWDKYKNSDKLMRRIYKGIPLQLRGEVWCLLLDVPRIKEEKKDFYEKLKARARGLSPDVRQIDLDVNRTYRDHIMFRNRYDVKQQALFHVLTAYSMYNTEVGYCQGMSQITALLLIYMNEEDAFWALVRLLSGQKHAMHGFFVPGFPKLIRFQEHHDRILMKTMPKLKRHLDNQEVFTSLYTMKWFFQCFLDRTPFTLTLRIWDIYILEGERVLPAMSYTILKLHKKHLMKLSMEELVEFLQVSLSKNFYLEDDVVIEHLQASMNELRRMKLELPAPGKEEEFPRKPLGQLPPDRATPVTNHVGNGESHAEPAEPPRDPSPVPERHRDSRPVRRDSLEKPVRHHKADIRDSHSRGSGEIPSEPRRQSAATTPERRASPPLALTPTLHTSTASKAKPQTHATANHNSNAASSTRKEITPRWFKPSETKLEAVKAAAAREVQLSRGASPAPSSPDDGALPHRRPRSQGFVPGSNRGSNASQYDNVPGLPEQDFEILELDRPPSRMRTPRSETPFGVSAPHQGSPSRGPGHTGSAISIASGPRLTRHPVPPQHFHGSPSRVPVHYNQSQFPPPSQQHSPARATTEVPILHPSYSVNQDRFYPPPSRFAPPSSVAYRDRAYATTQRPPAGPSPEKALMNNSFATYRRQPPPGPSRNPQQARPPLERPLQLENQGTSTPIYLQQFTSTAQVYAPGGGDYRYEGRPRGDANPHYLPEGRPWRAPEEVQWDPREEPPPQSPGGMPRSPSFLRAQMSPVQEFEFPPNPDALLRYRTQFQEQQPVVRQQLPQLFGGPHYRHAQEAFALQESMLL; via the exons ATGCAGGTCCTTCAGATCGTCAAGGAGCTGGTGTCTCCGTCCAGACGCCGGGCAGCTGGCAGgtttggag cgTCTGACACCgagcaggatgcagcagggAGACTGGACCAGGAGCGAGCCGACATCGTGGCCAAATATGACAAG GGAAAAGACGCCACCGTGGAAACCTGGGAGGACACCAACTTCCACCTGTACAAAGCCGTGGACCGCTTCGGCTTCGTCCA TGAAAACGAACTTCCATCCTACGACTTGGTGGAGGAGAGG ctgaAGCACACAGAGGTGGAGAGAACCTCCAAGTGgctgaagatgatgaagagctGGGACAAGTACAAGAACAGTGACAAG ctgATGAGGAGGATCTATAAGGGCATCCCCCTGCAGCTCCGAGGTGAGGTCTGGTGCCTCCTGCTGGACGTTCCCCGCAtcaaagaggagaagaaagattTCTATGAG AAGTTGAAGGCTCGAGCTCGAGGACTTTCTCCCGACGTCCGGCAGATCGACCTGGACGTGAACCGGACCTACCGAGACCACATCATGTTCAGGAACCGCTACGACGTCAA gcagcaGGCTCTCTTCCACGTCCTCACAGCGTACTCCATGTACAACACG gagGTGGGATACTGTCAGGGAATGAGTCAGATTACCGCTCTGCTGCTGATCTACATGAATGAAGAAGACGCCTTCTGGGCTCTGGTGCGGCTGCTGTCTGGGCAGAAACACGCCATGCACG GGTTCTTCGTTCCCGGTTTCCCAAAGCTGATCCGGTTCCAGGAGCACCACGACCGCATCCTGATGAAGACCATGCCCAAACTGAAACGCCACCTG gaCAACCAGGAAGTGTTCACCAGTCTCTACACCATGAAGTGGTTCTTCCAGTGCTTCCTGGACCGA ACCCCCTTCACCCTCACCCTCAGGATCTGGGACATCTACATCCTGGAGGGGGAGCGAGTGCTGCCCGCCATGTCCTACACCATCCTCAAACTGCACAAGA AACACCTGATGAAGCTGTCcatggaggagctggtggagttCCTGCAGGTGTCCCTGTCCAAAAACTTCTACCTGGAGGACGACGTGGTGATCGAGCATCTTCAGGCATCCATGAACGagctgaggaggatgaagctgGAGCTGCCGGCGCCAG GTAAAGAAGAAGAGTTTCCCAGAAAGCCTCTGGGGCAGCTCCCACCTGACCGGGCGACGCCGGTGACGAACCACGTGGGGAACGGTGAGAGCCACGCAGAGCCGGCCGAGCCCCCCCGGGACCCCAGTCCTGTGCCGGAGCGCCACAGGGACAGCCGTCCCGTGCGCCGAGACTCCCTGGAGAAACCAGTCCGCCACCATAAGGCGGACATCAGGGACAGTCACTCCAGAGGATCGGGCGAGATCCCCAGCGAGCCGCGGAGGCAGTCCGCCGCCACCACTCCTGAAAGAAGGGCCTCCCCCCCCTTGGCGCTCACCCCAACACTCCACACCTCCACGGCGAGTAAGGCGAAGCCCCAGACCCACGCCACCGCCAACCACAACTCCAACGCGGCTTCAAGCACTCGGAAGGAGATAACGCCTCGTTGGTTCAAACCCTCCGAGACCAAGCTGGAAGCTGtcaaggcggcggcggcccgagAGGTCCAGCTGAGCCGGGGGGCGTCCCCCGCTCCGTCCAGCCCGGACGACGGCGCCCTCCCCCACCGCCGGCCGCGCTCGCAGGGATTCGTCCCCGGCTCCAACCGAGGCTCCAACGCCTCCCAGTACGACAACGTTCCGGGACTGCCAGAGCAGGACTTCGAGATCCTGGAGCTGGACCGACCCCCGTCCAGAATGCGGACCCCGCGCAGCGAGACGCCGTTTGGCGTGTCGGCCCCCCATCAGGGCAGCCCCAGTCGTGGACCCGGCCACACCGGGAGCGCCATTTCCATCGCCTCCGGGCCGCGGCTGACCAGACACCCTGTTCCTCCCCAGCACTTCCACGGCAGTCCTTCCAGGGTCCCGGTCCACTACAATCAAAGCCAGTTCCCCCCCCCGTCCCAGCAGCACTCCCCCGCCAGAGCCACTACTGAGGTCCCCATCCTCCACCCCAGCTACAGCGTCAACCAGGACCGCTTCTACCCCCCGCCGTCCCGGTTCGCC CCCCCGTCGTCTGTGGCGTACAGGGATCGAGCGTACGCCACGACCCAGCGGCCGCCCGCCGGCCCCTCCCCCGAGAAGGCACTCATGAATAACTCCTTCGCCACCTACCGCAGACAGCCGCCGCCCGGACCCTCTCGAAACCCCCAGCAGGCCAGGCCCCCCCTGGAGCGCCCgctgcagctggaaaaccaGGGCACCTCCACCCCCATCTACCTGCAACAGTTCACCTCCACCGCCCAGGTCTACGcccccggcggcggcgactACCGCTATGAGGGGCGTCCACGAGGCGACGCGAACCCGCACTACCTGCCGGAGGGCCGGCCCTGGAGGGCGCCGGAGGAGGTGCAGTGGGACCCGAGGGAGGAGCCCCCGCCCCAGTCCCCCGGTGGGATGCCCCGCTCGCCCAGCTTCCTGCGGGCGCAGATGTCCCCCGTCCAGGAGTTCGAGTTCCCCCCGAACCCGGACGCCCTCCTCCGCTACAGGACTCAGTTCCAGGAGCAGCAGCCCGTCGTGCGGCAGCAGCTCCCCCAGCTGTTCGGAGGACCGCACTACAGACACGCACAGGAGGCGTTCGCCCTGCAGGAGTCCATGCTGCTGTGA